The Pseudolabrys sp. FHR47 genome contains a region encoding:
- a CDS encoding DnaJ C-terminal domain-containing protein, with translation MRDPYTVLGVSKTASEAEIKSAFRKLAKKHHPDANKNDAKAASRFAELNAAYEIVGDDEKRKAFDRGEIDAEGKPRFQGFAGQPGGGFHPGAGGFGQGFGQGGGGGFESFSFGPDGFQRRAGGAGGSGFEDLLRGMFGGRAGGPGTRGFSTEFEPEDFGSQATGQDLAASLTISLTDAVKGATTRVSLPTGKDVEVKIPAGIASGQQIRLKGQGYPGPLGRNGDAIITINIAPHALFKADGDDLRLELPITLYEAVLGGKVRVPTLDGAVELAIPAGTNAGRTFRLKGKGLKAKGGKSVGDLLATVRVMLPEKIDDELKREIEKLRDEKPYDPRKDIT, from the coding sequence ATGCGTGACCCCTACACCGTTCTGGGGGTGTCCAAGACCGCGAGCGAGGCGGAGATCAAGTCCGCCTTCCGCAAGCTTGCGAAAAAGCACCATCCCGACGCCAACAAGAACGACGCCAAGGCAGCATCGCGCTTTGCCGAGCTGAATGCCGCTTACGAGATCGTCGGCGACGATGAGAAGCGCAAGGCATTCGACCGCGGCGAGATCGACGCCGAAGGCAAGCCGCGTTTCCAGGGGTTCGCCGGTCAGCCGGGCGGTGGCTTCCATCCCGGTGCGGGCGGTTTCGGCCAGGGCTTTGGACAGGGTGGTGGCGGCGGTTTCGAGAGTTTCTCGTTCGGGCCGGACGGCTTCCAGCGCCGGGCGGGCGGGGCCGGCGGTTCGGGCTTCGAGGACCTCTTGCGCGGCATGTTCGGCGGGCGGGCGGGCGGTCCCGGCACGCGCGGTTTCTCGACCGAGTTCGAACCGGAAGATTTCGGCTCGCAGGCGACCGGGCAGGACCTTGCCGCTTCGCTGACGATTTCGCTGACCGACGCCGTAAAGGGCGCGACGACGCGCGTCAGCCTGCCGACCGGCAAGGATGTCGAGGTCAAGATTCCCGCGGGCATCGCTAGCGGTCAACAAATCAGGCTGAAGGGGCAGGGCTATCCGGGCCCGCTCGGCCGCAACGGCGACGCCATCATCACGATCAATATCGCGCCACATGCGCTGTTCAAGGCCGACGGCGACGACCTGCGCCTCGAGCTGCCGATCACGCTCTATGAGGCGGTGCTCGGTGGCAAGGTGCGAGTGCCGACGCTCGACGGCGCCGTCGAACTGGCGATTCCCGCCGGCACCAATGCCGGGCGCACCTTCCGTCTCAAGGGCAAGGGTTTGAAAGCCAAGGGCGGCAAGTCCGTCGGCGATCTGCTCGCCACGGTGCGCGTGATGCTGCCCGAGAAGATCGATGACGAGTTGAAGCGCGAGATCGAGAAACTGCGCGACGAGAAGCCCTACGATCCGAGGAAGGATATTACCTAG
- a CDS encoding SDR family NAD(P)-dependent oxidoreductase, whose translation MPNPPSNQPRRTLLLTGASRGIGHATVKRFSAAGWRVITCSRHPFPENCPWDAGPEDHIQVDLADEASTFAAIEEIKRRLDDHELHALVNNAAISPKAEGGKRLGSLDTTIDVWKRVFNVNFLAPIMLARGLVDELKAVKGSVVNVTSIAGSRVHPFAGAAYATSKAALASLTREMASDFGRLGIRVNAIAPGEIDTSILSPGTEKIVEQIPMQRLGTPDEVAKIIYVLCTETSSYVNGAEIHINGGQHV comes from the coding sequence ATGCCCAATCCACCATCCAATCAGCCGCGCCGGACCCTGCTCCTGACCGGCGCCAGCCGCGGTATCGGCCACGCCACGGTGAAGCGCTTTTCCGCTGCCGGCTGGCGCGTCATCACCTGCTCGCGGCATCCGTTCCCGGAGAATTGCCCGTGGGATGCGGGACCTGAGGATCACATCCAGGTCGATCTCGCCGACGAGGCGAGCACTTTCGCGGCGATCGAGGAGATCAAGCGCCGCCTTGACGATCACGAACTGCATGCGCTGGTCAACAACGCCGCGATTTCACCGAAAGCCGAGGGCGGCAAGCGCCTCGGCTCGCTCGACACCACGATCGACGTGTGGAAGCGGGTGTTCAACGTCAACTTCCTGGCGCCGATCATGCTGGCGCGCGGCCTGGTCGACGAGTTGAAAGCGGTAAAAGGCTCGGTGGTGAACGTGACGTCGATCGCGGGCTCGCGCGTGCATCCGTTCGCCGGCGCGGCCTATGCGACGTCGAAGGCTGCCCTCGCCTCGCTGACGCGCGAGATGGCGTCCGACTTCGGCCGGCTCGGCATCCGCGTCAACGCCATCGCGCCGGGCGAGATCGACACGTCGATCCTGTCGCCGGGCACCGAGAAGATCGTCGAGCAGATTCCGATGCAGCGCCTCGGCACGCCGGATGAAGTCGCCAAGATCATCTACGTGCTGTGCACCGAGACCAGCTCATATGTGAACGGCGCCGAAATCCACATCAACGGCGGCCAGCACGTCTGA
- the pdxH gene encoding pyridoxamine 5'-phosphate oxidase, protein MSETTSIEHTVKLTSGDFTEADEPMRLFAAWLGDATQSEPRDPTAMTLATVDSDGLPNARMVLLKGADADGFVFYTNTESQKGNELAANAKAALVFHWKSLNRQVRVRGVVERVTPEEADAYFATRPKQAQIGAWASQQSRPLESRLAFEKAIAVNAAKYALGTVPRPPHWSGFRIVPSSIEFWHDRPFRLHDRVVFKRDNPGAPWSKTRLYP, encoded by the coding sequence ATGTCCGAGACGACTTCGATTGAACACACAGTAAAGTTAACGAGTGGTGATTTTACGGAAGCCGACGAGCCGATGCGGCTGTTCGCCGCCTGGCTTGGCGATGCCACACAATCGGAACCGCGCGACCCGACGGCCATGACCTTGGCGACCGTCGACAGCGACGGCCTGCCGAATGCGCGCATGGTGCTGCTTAAGGGTGCCGACGCCGACGGCTTCGTCTTCTATACGAACACCGAAAGCCAGAAGGGCAACGAGCTCGCGGCCAACGCCAAGGCGGCGCTGGTGTTTCACTGGAAGTCGCTCAACCGGCAGGTCCGCGTGCGCGGCGTGGTCGAGCGCGTGACGCCGGAAGAAGCGGACGCCTATTTCGCCACGCGCCCCAAGCAGGCGCAGATCGGCGCCTGGGCCTCGCAGCAGTCGCGGCCGCTGGAAAGCCGCCTCGCCTTCGAGAAAGCCATCGCCGTCAACGCCGCCAAATACGCGCTCGGCACCGTGCCGCGGCCGCCACACTGGTCCGGCTTCCGCATCGTGCCCTCGTCCATCGAATTCTGGCACGATCGCCCGTTCCGCCTGCACGACCGCGTCGTCTTCAAGCGCGACAATCCCGGCGCGCCGTGGAGCAAGACGCGGCTTTATCCGTGA
- a CDS encoding RT0821/Lpp0805 family surface protein, whose amino-acid sequence MSALLVALAAGGCSLSGPFESVFGSSSDVTGSITPPPGSKEADELPPAADLAFARVAVKEVLTRGGKDASQPWENPATGARGTVTPIAQAYVNGDQTCRDFLASYVNGAKEAWLQGEACRPRKGAWEIRSMKPWKRS is encoded by the coding sequence ATGTCTGCGCTGCTCGTCGCGCTCGCTGCCGGCGGCTGCAGCCTCTCCGGACCGTTCGAATCGGTGTTCGGGTCTAGTTCCGATGTCACAGGCTCCATCACCCCACCGCCTGGTTCCAAGGAAGCCGACGAACTCCCGCCGGCCGCCGATCTCGCTTTCGCTCGCGTCGCGGTCAAGGAAGTGCTGACGCGCGGCGGCAAGGACGCCAGCCAGCCGTGGGAGAACCCGGCGACCGGGGCGCGCGGTACCGTGACCCCGATCGCGCAGGCCTATGTCAATGGCGACCAGACCTGCCGCGACTTCCTGGCCAGCTACGTCAATGGCGCCAAGGAGGCCTGGCTGCAGGGCGAAGCCTGTCGGCCGAGAAAAGGCGCCTGGGAAATACGCTCGATGAAGCCCTGGAAACGCTCCTGA